The following coding sequences lie in one Panicum virgatum strain AP13 chromosome 6N, P.virgatum_v5, whole genome shotgun sequence genomic window:
- the LOC120680075 gene encoding uncharacterized protein LOC120680075: MGDSHAVDIESLARQLREELAAADAPAPRFASGCPILIAEVGEPTRNVDNHGDYDPHHVSVGPYHRIRNPHLARDDEKIRNLYDVMSASTAGATLEDYLGEVARLEGRARSCYAHTFEQHMDSAAFVRMLLLDACYVLVRFGRVADGHEQGVPHRRAEAPSVGCGDMMETVAVVRDVLYLAENQIPFFVVDTIHRLAVPDAGVSAADAIAGYVRELLWGQQYSVATPAAAEPGNLLHLLHVHFTPTPTAGSPPTTGGKVTGGKRPVGRWRTATEYHCAGVGFRARSLGGKGGARSILDVKLDGRGGALEIPRLNVDAETWRLLRNLMALEQSNPAAAGSRVTAYCVLVSQLACTPRDVELLSRRGVISHGLGGHGEVAERLAGLCRGVAFGADDPAGNYLHGTWLALEGRFQSRPRRWAAWLMLKYFSNPWLAVGLAAAALGLVCTVVQAVYSVLSYTPGGT, from the coding sequence ATGGGTGATTCCCATGCTGTGGACATCGAGTCCCTGGCCCGGCAGCTGAGAGAGgagctggccgccgccgacgcgccggcgccgcggttcGCCAGCGGCTGCCCCATCCTCATCGCCGAGGTCGGCGAGCCCACCCGCAACGTCGACAACCACGGCGACTACGACCCGCACCACGTCTCCGTCGGCCCCTACCACCGCATCAGGAACCCGCACCTCGCCAGGGACGACGAGAAGATCAGGAACCTCTACGACGTCATGTCGGCGTCGACCGCCGGCGCGACGCTTGAGGACTACCTCGGCGAGGTCGCTCGCCTCGAGGGCCGGGCCAGGAGCTGCTACGCCCACACGTTCGAGCAGCACATGGACAGCGCGGCGTTCGTGCGCATGCTGCTGCTCGATGCCTGCTACGTGCTCGTCCGGTTCGGCCGCGTCGCCGATGGCCACGAGCAGGGAGTTCCGCACCGCCGCGCCGAAGCGCCGTCGGTGGGCTGCGGCGACATGATGGAGACCGTCGCGGTGGTGCGCGACGTGCTGTATCTTGCGGAGAATCAGATACCGTTCTTCGTCGTTGACACGATCCACCGGCTCGCCGTTCCGGACGCCGGCGTCTCCGCGGCGGACGCCATCGCGGGGTACGTCCGCGAGCTCCTGTGGGGGCAGCAGTACTCGGtggccacgccggcggcggccgagccggGCAACCTCCTGCACCTCCTGCACGTGCACTTCACGCCCACGCCCACCGCGGGGTCGCCACCCACCACCGGCGGCAAGGTCACCGGCGGCAAGCGTCCGGTggggcggtggcgcacggcgACGGAGTACCACTGCGCCGGCGTGGGGTTCAGGGCCCGGTCCCtcggcggcaagggcggcgccCGCTCGATCCTGGACGTGAAGCtggacggccgcggcggcgcgctggaGATCCCTCGCCTGAACGTCGACGCCGAGACGTGGCGGCTGCTGCGCAACCTGATGGCGCTGGAGCAGAGcaacccggcggcggccgggagccgCGTGACGGCGTACTGCGTCCTCGTGTCGCAGCTGGCGTGCACGCCGCGGGACGTGGAGCTCCTGTCCAGGCGCGGCGTGATCTCGCACGGcctcggcggccacggcgaggtCGCCGAGCGCCTCGCCGGGCTCTGCAGGGGCGTCGCGTTCGGGGCCGACGACCCCGCCGGGAACTACCTGCACGGGACGTGGCTGGCGCTGGAGGGGCGGTTCCAGagccggccgcggcggtgggcggcgtgGCTGATGCTCAAGTATTTCAGCAACCCGTGGCTCGCCGtcgggctcgcggcggcggccctggggcTGGTTTGcacggtggtgcaggcggtgtaCTCTGTCTTGAGCTACACACCGGGGGGCACGTAG